ATGCCTCGAGTTTTGCCTTCAACACCGTTAATGGTCAATATATTCACTTCAAGCATCCCCAGCATAGAGGCAATATCGCCTAACAAACCGGGTCTGTTCTTATGTATTTTATATTCCATATACCATTGTTTAGATTCCATTTCAACACCCCGTAATGCATTATTCCACATTATTCGACAGCAACAGAACGTGTCCACTGGACAACAATCTGAGACATCTTCTAAAAATGGGTCACGTTAATGATATATAAAATGAAAATGAATTACAAGAACAGCTCTGTAATCCGTTTGTAATCATTAGAGAAAAGCCCCCTTACGGGAGCTCTTCATCTGTAATCTTATGCGTTTTGTTTGGCCAATTTGACCATCAGGCACGCAATCGTACGACGCTCATCTGCATCGCCGACATCCCATAACTCTTTCAATGCCCGGTTGGAATGGTTCGCCGGATCGACTTTCTCATCAAGGAAGTCGCCGATTTCATACGCAAGTTTGTTGATGGTTTCTTCACTCATCCCCATCTTCTCTGCTTGCAGTACGCGGTCACCCAGGAACTTCTTCCATGTGTCAAAACTGGAGAGCACTGTTTTTTCTGTTGACATGATAAATCCTCCTTAGATGACGCATGAGATTTAAAATCAACAGTTGTAATATGTGCTTTCGAGGCATTTTATATACGAGCATTTTGAAAATAATCCGGAAGACGGCTGCTTCTCAGCAACCTTCACCTGTTTCGTTCACAGCCAGTCAAGTTTTCTTGCTTTTTTACGTTAACCAACCGCCATTTGGACTGATGATCTGCCCATTGATATAACCCGATTCAGGGAGGGCCAGAAAATAAACCAGTGATGAGATTTCATCAGGTTGAGCAAGTCTTCCTGCCGGAATTTCCTCTTCCAGCATCTTCAGTTCACTCTGATCCAGATGGTTCAGCATGGATGTCTGAACGGCGCCAGGAGCAACGGCATTTACGGTTACTCCGGAAGGTGCGAGTTCTTTCGCAAGCGCTTTGGTGAATGCATTCACCCCACCCTTGGTTGTGGAATACAGCACCTCACAAGAAGCACCAGACAATCCCCAAATCGACGATACATTAATGATTCGGCCATACCTTTGGGAGATCATGTGAGGCATCATTTCCTGTGTACACATAAACGTGCCTTTGAGGTTAATCGCCATCACTTCATCCCAGATCTCCTCTGTAACATCAGCCAACATCCCATAGTGCGAGATTCCTGCATTGTTCACAAGAATATCTGGCATGAGATTATGCGACTCGAGCTTCTCACGCATGCGCTCAATCTGTTCCCGGCTGCGAAGATCCGCAGACACGGTCATGATTTTTCCACTGCCCTGTTCCATGCACCGTCTGGCGGCTTCATTCGCTGCTTCATGCGATTTCATATAGTGTATAACAACATTCATTCCCACTCTGGCGAAACGTTCTGCGATAGCCGCTCCAATGCCACCGCTTGCGCCAGTTACCAGTACAGTCATTTCCCCGATTGCCTTCAATTGTCCTGTTCCCCTCTCCATATCAAGGACTCACGACTAGCGATACAGCCAGTTGATCCCACCGAATATGCTCTCTCAGTCTGAGATTTACATCTTCCAGTGTAATCGATTCATAGAGCGGCAGCATATTGAAAAAATCACCGCCACGGAATTGCTGACGTGTAAATTCATGCGCAATGTTCTCCGGAGAATTGAGCATACGCAAATATCCGCCTATTTTCTTTTTGCGTGCACGTTCAAAATCCGTGGATTCGAACCCTTTTTCTACAATGGCATCCACTTCTTCACGTATACGCGCGAGCAGTTGATCCGGGTCTTTTGTATCACCACCAATGGCTGAAAACGCATATTGCGGCGAACTGTTATACTCATGTCCAAAGCTGTCCGAGATCAGATCTTCATCGTAGAGCTTCTGAAATAATCGTGTGCTTGAGCCAAACAAAAGGTCCATCATCAGCTGCGTTGTCATATCTCGCCGTAACAATTGTTCCCCGGTAAGTCCAACGTCCGTCTCCTTGAATCCAAACAGACATTTGGGCAGTGAAACAGCCAGTTTTGCTTCCCGTCTAACTTCTCCTACCTGCTCAGGCTCCGGTTCGAAGAAGCGTTGAATACTCCCCTGTGGCTTATAATCCTTCTGCTCCTGGTTCGATCGAACCATATCAATGACTTCCTGTGGATCTACACCACCCACCACAAACAAGAGCATATTACTCGGATGATAGAAGGTGTTATAACACTCATATAACATCTCTTTGGTAATCGTACGGATGGATTCCACCGTTCCTGCTATATCGATATGCACCGGATGTTTCTGATACATGGCTTCGATAAGCCCAAAATAAACACGCCAATCCGGATTATCAGCATACATGTCAATTTCCTGTCCAATAATGCCTTTTTCCTTTTCCACATTTTGATCCGTGAAGTAAGGATTTTGCACAAAGTTGACTAATGTTTGTATATTTTCATTCACATATTCAGTCGCTGAAAACAAATAAACCGTCTGATCAAAGCTCGTAAATGCGTTAGCTGAAGCACCATGAGACGCAAATGTTGCAAAAATATCACCTGTTGGTTCTTCAAACATTTTATGCTCCAGGAAATGAGCAATCCCATCCGGGACCTTCACTGCTTCCTGCCCTTCAACCTGAAAATGATTATCCACCGATCCATACTTGGTTGCAAACGTAGCATACGTTTTCTGGAATCCCGGTTTAGGCAAAATATAGACATGCAGTCCGTTATCCATTACTTCGTAATATAGTGTCTCCTGCAAATGCTCATACCGAATGCTCTCCACCGATTATTCCTCCTTCTCGTCCCGCAAGAAATAAATCGTATCCAGACGGAATTGTTCTGCCGCCTCACGCACATCTTCCTTGCTAATATGTTCTACCTGAGCCAACAGTTCTTCAGCCGTTCTCTCTTTGCCAGACAACTGTCGATTGAAGTCATAAGCGATCATCTCAAAAGCAGAATCCTGCATTTCCTTAAGCAGGTTACGGATCATTGCTTTGGTCTGAGACATTTCCAGATCACTGATTGTACCGCTTTTCATTTCTTCCAGCTGCTGCTTGATGATCGTGACGGCCTTCTCATAATTAGGGATTTCAATCCCGGATTGAATCGTTGCAATGCCCTTATGTCCGTCATAACGCGAAGACGCGTAATACGCTAGGCTTTCTTTTTCACGAACATTGACAAACAGTTTGGAATGAGGATAACCACCGAGTATCCCGTTGTACATTAGTGCTGCGGCATACTGAGGATCTCCATAAGTGATAGATGTACGGAGTCCCATATTGAGTTTTCCCTGACTCACATTCAGTCGCTCAACAACGTTCTCCACTTCCTTATCTCCTCGAACCGCTGCCTGTGTCTGGTAATCAGAGGAGGACGTTCGATCTACATTGAAATGACGCTGAACAAGGTTCTCGACCTCCTCCAGTGTCGTATCCCCTACCACGTATAAATCCATACTCGCCTGCTGTAGCCACTCCTGATAAGACGCAGTCAGTGTGTCAGGCTCAATTCCGGGCAGATCCTTTCGCTCACCCAATGGATGAAGACGGTATGGCTCGTTCTTGCACATTTCCTCGATACTGCGTTCAGCGGCATAGCGCATTTTATCGTTCACGATGGACTCCAGCTTTTTACGAACAGTCTCTCGCTCCGCTTGTACATAAGACGTCCTGAAATGTCCTTTCTCCTGTGCAGGTCGTGTAAGAACCTCTCCTAGGAAGGCAAATGAACGATCCAGTAGCTGTTCATCCCCTCCAACAAAGGAATCATTAATGGTATCCATTCGGAACTGTACAATCTGGTAATCCCCGCGTTTATAAACGTCAAAACCAAAACCTGCTCCATACAGATGCTCCAGTTGCTCACGAAATTGCGTTGTTTCCGGATATGACTCCGTGCCGCGTCGCAGAACAAAAGGTGTCAGCGCTACTTTGGTTACTGTATCTTCCCGTAAGGGAACTCCTGCATATAACGATATAGCAAACGTTTTAAAACGTTTAGTTGGAAGCACATGTATACGAAACTCTCTCTTGCTACCTCGTTCGAATCCTGATGTATTCAAATGTCAAAACCCCTTTACGGCGTCATTTATCATGCAATCGTATTAAGCTAAACGTAACAACCATTTTAACCCATTCAAAAGGCAAGAAGCAACCGAAGTCACGCCTTCTGGTTGCTTCCAACATCATCACATACAAAAGATATGCTGTCCGATTGTTTTCACTTGTGGACGGGTCCAGATCCATTTGGATGTTGCTGTCTTCGGGTTAAAATAATAGAGACATCCACCGGACGGATCCCATCCATTCAAGGCCTGCTCAACTGCCTTTTTGGCTTGTGCGTTTGGTTCCAGATAGATCTGTCCGTCCGCTACAGCCGTAAATGCACCTGGTTGAAAAATCACACCAGAAGGTGTACTTGGAAAGCTTGGTGAATTTACGCGATTCAAAATTACTGCTGCGACTGCAACCTGACCTTCAAACGGTTCACCCCGGGCTTCACCATATACAGCGTTAGCCATAATCTTGAGTTCATTCTCTGAGAGACCAAGGGCATTGGCAGATCCCATATTGTCTTGCTCTTTATCTGCCGTATTGTTGCTACCTCCACCCCCACCTGAGGATTCCTTGTGTAGCGGCGGCTCTGTTGGCGACCATTTGGTTGACGCATTGTACAGCTTGAGCTTGGTCTCAGCTCCAACCACACCATCTGCCTTCATGCCAAACTCGGATTGAAACCATTTGACGGATTTCAGCGTGCTGCTGCCAAAATTACTGTCGATTTTACCATTGTAAAATCCCAGGTACTTCAGACGCCCCTGAAGCTCATATACATCCTGACCGTAACTTCCATATTTCACTGTATTGCTGCTAAACGTAGGCAAGGCCTTTTCTTCTAACTGCTGCGGTGTACGCTCGGCTGAACTTTCAGTTGCTGTATTCCCAGGAAGCAAATAACGAATTCCCAATGCGGATATCAGCAAAATAGCAGTGAAAAGCCATAGGTTCATTTTTCGCATCGACTGTGCTCTACCTTTCTCTTGTGGGATTAACAGAATCGCTAAGGTTATTATGACAAGCCTGCTTGTTTCCTATGCACCAAATCATCCGATCTTTGGAGTAGATGGCAAAACTTCAGTCTGCTGAGCAAGCAAAAAGCCCTCAACCAATACGGTTGAGGGCTTAAACGATTCGTTGTAACCATGTTACATGTTACACTACGAGCTTATTTTATTCTGCTGATACTGTTCAAGTGAAACCAGTACTTCCCTTGGTTTGCTGCCCTCATAAGGACCAATTACACCCCGGGCTTCCATGGAGTCAATTAAACGCGCTGCACGTGTGTAACCAACCCGCATACGACGTTGTAACAGGGAGACTGATGCTTGTTTTGCCTCCAAAATAATCTGTACAGCTTGCTCATATAACTCATCCTGTACTTCATCTGCTGCCTGAATGGAATCATCCACTTCAGGTACAATGGACTCATCATACTGCGCTTCACCTTGACCACGTACGTAGTTTACAATATTCTCTACTTCTTCATCGCTCATAAAGGCACCTTGTACACGAACCGGTTTTGATGCGCCCATAGGCATGAACAGCATGTCTCCACGGCCCAACAGTTTCTCAGCCCCACCCATGTCCAGAATCGTTCGGGAATCGACTTGAGAGGATACGCCGAAGGCAATCCGCGATGGAATGTTAGCCTTGATTACCCCGGTAATAACGTCAACAGAAGGACGTTGTGTGGCTATAATCAGATGGATTCCGGCTGCACGAGCCATCTGAGCGAGTCGTGCAATGGCATCCTCCACATCTCCGGCTGCAACCATCATCAGATCTGCAAGCTCATCCACAATGACAACGATATAAGGCAGAACAGCCGCAGGATTATCTTTCATCAGATTATTGTAGCCCTCGACGTTACGCGTGCCTGATTTGGAAAACAGTTCATATCGTTTCTCCATCTCAACCACAATCTTTTTGAGAGCAAGTGACGCTCGTTTAGGATCAGTTACTACTGGTGCCATCAGATGTGGAATTCCGTTATATACGTTTAACTCAACCATCTTGGGATCGACCATCAGGAACTTCACTTCATCCGGCTTGGCTTTGTACAATATGCTGGTAATAATTCCGTTAATACACACCGACTTACCGGAACCTGTAGCACCCGCGACCAGCAAATGGGGCATACGAGCCAAGTTACCAATGATCGTCTGTCCGGAGATATCTCGGCCAAATGCAATGGTCACTTTGGATTCTGCATCCTGGAACGTTGCCGTCTCCATTACTTCACGCATCGTTACAACCGACACCTCGCCATTAGGTACCTCTATACCTATAGCGGACTTCCCGGGAATCGGTGCTTCCATCCGAATATCCTTTGCCGCCAGAGCCAACGCGATATCATCAGTTAGGCTGACAATCCTGCTGACCTTAACACCAATATCAGGCTGAATTTCATACCTTGTAACGGCAGGGCCCCGGACCACTTCAAGCACCTTGGCGCGAACACCGAAACTCTCCAGTGTAGCTTCCAGCTTGCGTGCTGTCTGCATATAATCCTTCTGGTCACCCGCCTTGCCCCCATTGTTTGGCTTGGCAAGGAGACGGAATGACGGCAGCTTGTACGGCTTAGGAGGTGGCGGTGGTGGTTTCACCGGTTGTGTGTCCTGCCCTTCAGGAGTAGGAGTATCTGTTCCCTGCATTGCATCATTAGGTACTTCTTCTCCACTCTGAATCTCATCCACAGCATTCAACCCGTTCGTACCCGCATCGGATGCAGACCACTCTGTCTCTACCAGTTCATCCGTTATTTTAATGGCATGCTCGCCCTGTTGTACTACGTTTGGATCGGCCAGATCATCCGGGAACGGATAAGCATCGTCCAGATCATCTTCAATGCTTGCCTCTTCTGCTCTAACGTGCTCGAAAAAGTCTCGAATGATCGGCGCTGAGTTAGGTTTAGCCTGAACAGGAACACGTGATGAAGCTGATTTGTTCGCTACGTCTTCGGTCGCATCCTGCCACGCCTCTACATTGTGATCTTGTTCGGCGCGGTACACAGTCTGTTCTGTTTCTGCCGAATCGACCTCATCCATTTCACGTCCTGATGTCGCCTGTTCACGATTAGCTCCCCATTTCCCGAAAAGTTGGAAGAATATTGGCGCTTTTCGTTTTGGCAGATGCTGTTCCTCTAATTCATCCTCATACTCGTCTTCGTCATCTTCAACAGGAACAGGCACCACTTTACGAGCGTTACCTTTCTTCCTTCCATCAGATGCCGAAGCAGAACGTGCAGAGGGCCTCGACTCCAGCTTCTTGTACATCGAACTCCCGGCATCCCAGATCTTGGTTCGGAATATTCGAATCAGATCCACATAAGATAGACTCGTAATCAGCATAAAACTGATGATAAACATGACAATCATGATGAGTCTCGCCCCAAGGCTGCCGAACAGCCACAGGAAAAGAGCAAATTGTCCAGCTCCGAGATAACCACCGCTGATGTCCTTGTTAAGCATGGAGTCCCTCTCCCCTGGCGCAGCAGGGGTTAGCAACTCGGTTTGCATATCATTATGTACCTGCGTAATCACAGCACCAGGCTCAAGCGCACCAACCGGAATGAGCTTCTGGTGCATTGCAGAGACAGTACTCATCAAGGTTAAGGCAAAGACCAGCAAAACAAGTCCTGTCTTGCGTGTGGTCCAGCCACTCGGCCATTTCCGGTGAATCATCACCATGAGACCATAATAAATACCAACAAGTGGAATCGCAAAATAAAACTTACCAAGCATCAGTCCGAACATCTTGGAAAGCGAACGTCCAACGGTGGCTTCACCCGATAATGCTATGACAGCAAGGGTAATAAGCACAATCCCGTAAATTTCATATTTTAAAACGCCACTAAAACCAGCGCCCTTTTTTTTCCTCTTTTTTCTTCTGGCCAAAATCAGGTCACCCCCAGAAGAATATTATACCATACAAATATAATCCGTACATATGTTCTTTTTCTGCTCAATTTGTCTGAATTCGTCGCGTTATGCTGATCCCAAGTTACCCGAAAGCGGAATGGTCGAACCGGGCATATTGGCAGGATTGAGATAGGCTTCAAGTGGACAATCCAGCAAACGTACGATAACGGCTTCATTGTCATTAACAGGTCTCACCTGCATCAATAAACCATTCATCTTGATCTCCTTTGTATCTTCGCCCTCTTTCCACATTCCCGACCAGAGTTGTTCCGGGGGCATCACTGTATATAATGTCATTGGGTATAACCTCCCGCTTGCAGAGTCTGTCTCTTGTCTCCTATGAGCTGATTTAACTGAGCAATAGCCTGCCCAATTCCGCCTACTGCATCCATCAATCCATATTTCACTGCATCTGCGCTTCCTACAGCTGTACCAATATCCCGATTTAGCTCACCGGTCTTAAACATTAGTTCTTTGAACATCTCTTCAGAGATATTCGAATGCGAAGTCACGAACCGAACAACCCTCTCCTGCATTTTTTCCATATACTCAAACGTTTGAGGTACACCAATGACAAGGCCGTTCATCCGAATCGGATGGATCGTCATCGTTGCACTTCCCGCAATCAGGGAATATGTTGAAGCTACAGCAATCGGTACTCCAATGCTATGCCCGCCTCCAATGACCACAGTAACCGTAGGTTTGCTTAGAGAAGCAATCATCTCTGCAATGGCCAGACCCGCCTCTACATCTCCACCTACCGTGTTCAAAATGATCAGTATACCTTCAATACGCTGATTCTGTTCTGCGGCCACCAGCTGTGGAATGATATGCTCATACTTTGTTGTTTTATTTTGTGGCGGCAAAATCAAATGCCCTTCGACCTGTCCAATAATGGTCATACAGAAAATATTCGATTCACCTGCAGGCGACTGTGTCTGCCCAAATTGCTGAATAGTCTCTGTCACGGGAGAGATGGCCTTGTCCTCCTGAATCGGAATCTCCGGTGCTTCAACTTCCGGTTGATTGGATCTTGACGCCTGTTTGCCATTCATACGTTCATTCATTTCAATAATCCCCTTCTCCAGAAACATTAATGTATTTCCTTAGTATGGGGATTTTTCCAACCGCCTTATACCCGTTACATCAAATTGCTTCACATATTGACCCTATTGCAGTTCTTCCTGAAAACGCAAAAAAGCCCCTTCTCTACGAGGAACCGTCCAATATTACTCGTAGAGAAGGGGCGACTGTGTGCCTGAATATATGTTTTTGTTTAGCTTATTTTAAACTTCCATAATGATTGGCAAAATCATCGGTCTACGACGAGTTTGCTCATACAGGAAGCGTCCCAGTGCATCTTTAACATTTGTTTTGAGTGAAGCCCACTCGTTAACGTTCTCACTCATCAACTTCTGCAATGTGCTGCTAACGATCCGGTTGGCCTCATCCAGTAGTCCTTCCGATTCACGTACATACACAAATCCGCGAGAGATGATGTCAGGACCGGAAACAATTTTTCCATCCTGTTTGCTCAGTGTTACCACAACAACAAGGATACCATCTTGTGACAACAATTTGCGGTCACGAAGTACAATGTTACCCACATCGCCTACACCCAAGCCGTCGATCAACACATTACCTGCAGTAACTTTACCTGCTCTACGTGCTGCTCCACCTTGAATTTCAATCACTTCACCGATATCCGTGATGAAAATGTTCTCAGGTTCTACCCCTACAGATTCAGCAAGAACCGCGTGGCGACGCTGCATACGGAATTCACCGTGAATTGGCAAGAAGAATTTCGGTTTCATCAGGTTGAGCATCAGTTTCAGCTCTTCCTGGCTACCGTGACCAGATACGTGGACACCACTCACTGTTAGCACCGCTGTAATGCACGTTAGCACCCAGACGGAACAGTTCATCAATCGTACGGCCTACATATTTTTCATTACCTGGAACCGGTGTTGCTGCGATAATGACGGTGTCACCTGGCAGGATGTCCACTTTACGGTGTGTGGAACGAGCCATACGTGTCAGTGCTGACATTGGCTCTCCTTGACTTCCTGTGCAGAGAATCACGACACGATCAGCTGCCATCTTGCCTACTTCTTCAGGTTCAATGATCATGCCATCCGGAATCTCAAGATAACCCAGTTCTGAAGCAATACCAACCACATTCACCATGCTGCGTCCGATAACTGCAACTTTACGTCCAGTCACTTCTGCTGCATTGATCACTTGTTGGATACGGTGTACGTTGGAAGCAAATGTCGCTACAACAACACGTTGACTAGCTTTACGGAAGATATCTTCCAGAACGATACCCACATTTTTCTCCGATGGTGTGAATCCAGGTTTCTCAGCGTTTGTACTGTCGGACAACAGTGCTAAAACGCCATTTGTTCCGATCTGTGCCATACGCTGAAGATCTGCATATTGACCATTGACTGGAGTATGATCGAATTTGAAGTCACCTGTGTGAACAACTGCACCTTC
The nucleotide sequence above comes from Paenibacillus sp. W2I17. Encoded proteins:
- a CDS encoding YlzJ-like family protein, which translates into the protein MTLYTVMPPEQLWSGMWKEGEDTKEIKMNGLLMQVRPVNDNEAVIVRLLDCPLEAYLNPANMPGSTIPLSGNLGSA
- the sleB gene encoding spore cortex-lytic enzyme; this encodes MRKMNLWLFTAILLISALGIRYLLPGNTATESSAERTPQQLEEKALPTFSSNTVKYGSYGQDVYELQGRLKYLGFYNGKIDSNFGSSTLKSVKWFQSEFGMKADGVVGAETKLKLYNASTKWSPTEPPLHKESSGGGGGSNNTADKEQDNMGSANALGLSENELKIMANAVYGEARGEPFEGQVAVAAVILNRVNSPSFPSTPSGVIFQPGAFTAVADGQIYLEPNAQAKKAVEQALNGWDPSGGCLYYFNPKTATSKWIWTRPQVKTIGQHIFCM
- a CDS encoding DUF3243 domain-containing protein: MSTEKTVLSSFDTWKKFLGDRVLQAEKMGMSEETINKLAYEIGDFLDEKVDPANHSNRALKELWDVGDADERRTIACLMVKLAKQNA
- the yfmH gene encoding EF-P 5-aminopentanol modification-associated protein YfmH; translation: MESIRYEHLQETLYYEVMDNGLHVYILPKPGFQKTYATFATKYGSVDNHFQVEGQEAVKVPDGIAHFLEHKMFEEPTGDIFATFASHGASANAFTSFDQTVYLFSATEYVNENIQTLVNFVQNPYFTDQNVEKEKGIIGQEIDMYADNPDWRVYFGLIEAMYQKHPVHIDIAGTVESIRTITKEMLYECYNTFYHPSNMLLFVVGGVDPQEVIDMVRSNQEQKDYKPQGSIQRFFEPEPEQVGEVRREAKLAVSLPKCLFGFKETDVGLTGEQLLRRDMTTQLMMDLLFGSSTRLFQKLYDEDLISDSFGHEYNSSPQYAFSAIGGDTKDPDQLLARIREEVDAIVEKGFESTDFERARKKKIGGYLRMLNSPENIAHEFTRQQFRGGDFFNMLPLYESITLEDVNLRLREHIRWDQLAVSLVVSP
- a CDS encoding ClpP family protease encodes the protein MNERMNGKQASRSNQPEVEAPEIPIQEDKAISPVTETIQQFGQTQSPAGESNIFCMTIIGQVEGHLILPPQNKTTKYEHIIPQLVAAEQNQRIEGILIILNTVGGDVEAGLAIAEMIASLSKPTVTVVIGGGHSIGVPIAVASTYSLIAGSATMTIHPIRMNGLVIGVPQTFEYMEKMQERVVRFVTSHSNISEEMFKELMFKTGELNRDIGTAVGSADAVKYGLMDAVGGIGQAIAQLNQLIGDKRQTLQAGGYTQ
- the ymfI gene encoding elongation factor P 5-aminopentanone reductase gives rise to the protein MERGTGQLKAIGEMTVLVTGASGGIGAAIAERFARVGMNVVIHYMKSHEAANEAARRCMEQGSGKIMTVSADLRSREQIERMREKLESHNLMPDILVNNAGISHYGMLADVTEEIWDEVMAINLKGTFMCTQEMMPHMISQRYGRIINVSSIWGLSGASCEVLYSTTKGGVNAFTKALAKELAPSGVTVNAVAPGAVQTSMLNHLDQSELKMLEEEIPAGRLAQPDEISSLVYFLALPESGYINGQIISPNGGWLT
- a CDS encoding DNA translocase FtsK, whose translation is MARRKKRKKKGAGFSGVLKYEIYGIVLITLAVIALSGEATVGRSLSKMFGLMLGKFYFAIPLVGIYYGLMVMIHRKWPSGWTTRKTGLVLLVFALTLMSTVSAMHQKLIPVGALEPGAVITQVHNDMQTELLTPAAPGERDSMLNKDISGGYLGAGQFALFLWLFGSLGARLIMIVMFIISFMLITSLSYVDLIRIFRTKIWDAGSSMYKKLESRPSARSASASDGRKKGNARKVVPVPVEDDEDEYEDELEEQHLPKRKAPIFFQLFGKWGANREQATSGREMDEVDSAETEQTVYRAEQDHNVEAWQDATEDVANKSASSRVPVQAKPNSAPIIRDFFEHVRAEEASIEDDLDDAYPFPDDLADPNVVQQGEHAIKITDELVETEWSASDAGTNGLNAVDEIQSGEEVPNDAMQGTDTPTPEGQDTQPVKPPPPPPKPYKLPSFRLLAKPNNGGKAGDQKDYMQTARKLEATLESFGVRAKVLEVVRGPAVTRYEIQPDIGVKVSRIVSLTDDIALALAAKDIRMEAPIPGKSAIGIEVPNGEVSVVTMREVMETATFQDAESKVTIAFGRDISGQTIIGNLARMPHLLVAGATGSGKSVCINGIITSILYKAKPDEVKFLMVDPKMVELNVYNGIPHLMAPVVTDPKRASLALKKIVVEMEKRYELFSKSGTRNVEGYNNLMKDNPAAVLPYIVVIVDELADLMMVAAGDVEDAIARLAQMARAAGIHLIIATQRPSVDVITGVIKANIPSRIAFGVSSQVDSRTILDMGGAEKLLGRGDMLFMPMGASKPVRVQGAFMSDEEVENIVNYVRGQGEAQYDESIVPEVDDSIQAADEVQDELYEQAVQIILEAKQASVSLLQRRMRVGYTRAARLIDSMEARGVIGPYEGSKPREVLVSLEQYQQNKISS
- the yfmF gene encoding EF-P 5-aminopentanol modification-associated protein YfmF yields the protein MNTSGFERGSKREFRIHVLPTKRFKTFAISLYAGVPLREDTVTKVALTPFVLRRGTESYPETTQFREQLEHLYGAGFGFDVYKRGDYQIVQFRMDTINDSFVGGDEQLLDRSFAFLGEVLTRPAQEKGHFRTSYVQAERETVRKKLESIVNDKMRYAAERSIEEMCKNEPYRLHPLGERKDLPGIEPDTLTASYQEWLQQASMDLYVVGDTTLEEVENLVQRHFNVDRTSSSDYQTQAAVRGDKEVENVVERLNVSQGKLNMGLRTSITYGDPQYAAALMYNGILGGYPHSKLFVNVREKESLAYYASSRYDGHKGIATIQSGIEIPNYEKAVTIIKQQLEEMKSGTISDLEMSQTKAMIRNLLKEMQDSAFEMIAYDFNRQLSGKERTAEELLAQVEHISKEDVREAAEQFRLDTIYFLRDEKEE